A single Klebsiella variicola DNA region contains:
- a CDS encoding cupin domain-containing protein, whose product MKRPDCIRHWRELEGPDDATYPDSPERFSIGAPLGRGLRLNRLGIHHERLPPGRRTSYPHAESDEEEFIYVLEGYPEVWINGYLWKLEPGDSVGFPAGTGICHTFLNNTEQEVRLLVVGEANKKYNRIYYPLNPGYAATRQDRWVDHPPQFFGPHDGKPRKK is encoded by the coding sequence ATGAAACGACCTGATTGCATTCGCCACTGGCGCGAACTGGAAGGGCCCGACGATGCCACTTATCCCGACAGCCCGGAGCGTTTTTCGATTGGCGCGCCGCTGGGGCGCGGTTTACGTCTCAACCGGCTGGGGATCCACCACGAGCGACTGCCGCCCGGGCGGCGCACCTCGTACCCGCACGCGGAGAGCGATGAGGAAGAGTTCATCTACGTGCTGGAGGGCTATCCGGAAGTGTGGATAAACGGCTATCTCTGGAAGCTGGAGCCAGGGGACAGCGTGGGTTTTCCCGCGGGTACCGGTATCTGCCACACTTTTCTCAATAACACCGAGCAGGAGGTTCGTCTGCTGGTGGTGGGCGAGGCCAACAAGAAATACAACCGCATCTATTATCCGCTCAATCCAGGCTATGCCGCGACGCGCCAGGATCGCTGGGTTGACCATCCGCCGCAATTCTTCGGTCCACACGACGGCAAGCCGCGGAAAAAGTAA
- the zur gene encoding zinc uptake transcriptional repressor Zur, giving the protein MDKTPSQEMLAHAEKLCAQRGVRLTPQRLEVLRLMSLQQGAISAYDLLDLLRDKEPQAKPPTVYRALEFLLEQGFVHKVESTNSYVLCHLFDQPTHSSAMFICDRCGVVKEEAAEGVEDIMHTLAARMGFALRHNVIEAHGLCADCVEVEACSTPGHCQHDHSIQLKKKAR; this is encoded by the coding sequence ATGGATAAGACCCCTTCGCAAGAGATGTTAGCGCATGCTGAAAAGCTATGCGCGCAGCGCGGCGTACGCCTGACCCCACAGCGTCTGGAGGTGTTGCGCCTGATGAGCCTGCAACAAGGGGCGATCAGCGCCTACGATCTGCTGGATCTCCTGCGTGACAAAGAGCCGCAGGCTAAACCGCCGACGGTTTACCGCGCGCTGGAGTTTTTACTCGAGCAGGGCTTTGTTCATAAGGTTGAATCGACCAACAGCTATGTGCTGTGCCATCTCTTTGACCAGCCGACCCATAGCTCAGCCATGTTTATCTGTGACCGCTGTGGCGTGGTGAAGGAAGAGGCGGCGGAAGGGGTGGAAGATATCATGCATACGTTAGCGGCCAGAATGGGCTTTGCCCTGCGCCACAACGTGATTGAAGCTCACGGCCTTTGTGCAGACTGCGTGGAAGTCGAAGCCTGCAGCACGCCGGGACACTGCCAGCACGACCATTCCATTCAGCTGAAAAAGAAAGCCCGCTGA
- a CDS encoding CsbD family protein, whose product MNKDEIGGNWKQLKGKAKEQWGKLTDDDMTVIEGKRDQLVGKIQERYGYAKDQAEKEVSDWEHKNDYRW is encoded by the coding sequence ATGAATAAAGACGAAATCGGCGGTAACTGGAAACAGTTGAAAGGTAAAGCCAAGGAACAGTGGGGCAAACTTACCGATGATGATATGACCGTGATCGAAGGTAAGCGCGATCAGCTGGTCGGTAAAATTCAGGAACGGTACGGCTATGCGAAGGATCAGGCTGAGAAAGAAGTCTCAGACTGGGAGCATAAAAACGACTACCGCTGGTAG
- the dinF gene encoding MATE family efflux transporter DinF produces MLLNAADKALWRLAIPMIFSNITVPLLGLVDTAVIGHLDSPVYLGGVAVGATATSFLFMLLLFLRMSTTGLTAQAWGAKDPLRLARALVQPLALALGAGVLIILFRLPLINLALHIVGGSEAVLEQARRFLEIRWLSAPASLANLVLLGWLLGVQYARAPVILLVVGNLLNIVLDLWLVMGLRMNVQGAALATVTAEYATLIIGLMMAKRVLTLRGVSLAMLKNAWRGDLRRLLALNRDIMLRSLLLQLCFGALTVYGARLGSDIVAVNAVLMTMLTFTAYALDGFAYAVEAHSGQAYGARDGSQLLEVWRAACRQSGMVALAFALIYSLAGEYIIALLTSLPSLQQLADRYLIWQAILPVVGVWCYLLDGMFIGATRGAEMRNSMAVAAAGFAVTLLSVPLLGNHGLWLALAVFLALRGLSLALIWRRHWRHGTWFS; encoded by the coding sequence ATGCTGCTCAACGCTGCCGATAAAGCGCTGTGGCGCCTTGCGATCCCGATGATTTTCTCCAATATCACCGTCCCGCTGCTGGGGCTGGTGGATACCGCGGTGATCGGCCATCTTGACAGCCCGGTATACCTCGGCGGCGTCGCGGTTGGGGCGACGGCTACCAGTTTCCTCTTCATGCTGCTGCTGTTTTTGCGCATGAGCACCACCGGGCTCACCGCTCAGGCCTGGGGTGCCAAAGATCCGCTGCGACTGGCGCGGGCGCTGGTGCAGCCGCTGGCCCTGGCGCTGGGCGCCGGGGTTCTCATCATCCTGTTTCGCCTGCCGCTGATTAACCTCGCTCTGCATATTGTTGGCGGCAGTGAGGCGGTGCTTGAGCAGGCACGGCGGTTCCTTGAAATTCGCTGGCTCAGCGCCCCCGCTTCGCTGGCCAACCTGGTGCTGCTCGGCTGGCTGCTGGGAGTCCAGTACGCACGGGCGCCGGTGATTCTGCTGGTGGTCGGTAATCTGTTGAATATTGTGCTCGACCTGTGGCTGGTGATGGGCCTGCGGATGAACGTCCAGGGGGCTGCGCTGGCCACGGTCACCGCGGAGTACGCCACTCTCATTATTGGCCTGATGATGGCGAAGCGGGTGCTGACGCTGCGCGGCGTGTCGCTGGCAATGCTGAAAAACGCCTGGCGCGGGGATCTGCGCCGTCTGCTGGCGTTGAATCGGGACATCATGCTGCGTTCCCTGCTGCTACAGCTGTGCTTTGGCGCGCTGACCGTGTACGGCGCGCGTCTGGGCAGCGACATTGTGGCGGTCAATGCGGTACTGATGACCATGCTGACCTTTACCGCCTATGCGCTGGATGGTTTTGCCTATGCCGTGGAGGCCCACTCCGGCCAGGCCTACGGCGCGCGCGACGGCAGCCAGCTGCTGGAAGTCTGGCGGGCGGCCTGCCGGCAGTCTGGCATGGTGGCGCTGGCGTTTGCCCTGATTTATAGCCTGGCGGGGGAGTACATCATCGCGTTGTTAACCTCGCTGCCTTCTCTGCAGCAGCTGGCCGATCGCTATCTGATCTGGCAGGCCATCCTGCCGGTGGTGGGCGTCTGGTGCTATCTGCTGGACGGCATGTTTATCGGCGCCACACGCGGCGCGGAGATGCGGAACAGCATGGCGGTCGCCGCGGCGGGGTTTGCTGTAACGCTGCTTTCGGTCCCGCTGCTCGGTAACCACGGTCTGTGGCTGGCGCTGGCGGTGTTCCTCGCCCTGCGCGGCCTGTCTCTGGCGCTGATCTGGCGTCGCCACTGGCGACACGGCACCTGGTTTAGCTAG
- the lexA gene encoding transcriptional repressor LexA, with protein MKALTTRQQEVFDLIRDHISQTGMPPTRAEIAQRLGFRSPNAAEEHLKALARKGAIEIVSGASRGIRLLTEEEHGLPLIGRVAAGEPLLAQQHIEGHYQVDPSMFKPNADFLLRVSGMSMKDIGILDGDLLAVHKTQDVRNGQVVVARIDDEVTVKRLKKQGNVVELLPENSEFTPIVVDLRQQSFTIEGLAVGVIRNGEWL; from the coding sequence ATGAAAGCGTTAACGACCAGGCAGCAAGAGGTGTTTGATCTCATTCGGGATCATATCAGCCAGACGGGCATGCCGCCGACGCGTGCGGAAATTGCTCAGCGCTTGGGGTTCCGTTCCCCAAACGCGGCGGAAGAACACCTGAAAGCGCTGGCGCGTAAAGGCGCGATCGAGATCGTCTCCGGTGCTTCTCGCGGTATCCGCCTGCTGACGGAAGAAGAACATGGCCTGCCGCTGATCGGCCGCGTCGCCGCCGGCGAGCCGCTGCTGGCGCAGCAGCACATTGAGGGGCACTATCAGGTCGACCCGTCGATGTTTAAACCCAACGCGGATTTCCTGCTGCGCGTCAGCGGCATGTCGATGAAAGACATCGGTATCCTTGATGGCGATCTGCTGGCGGTCCACAAAACCCAGGACGTGCGTAACGGCCAGGTGGTGGTAGCGCGCATTGACGACGAAGTGACGGTGAAGCGCCTGAAAAAGCAGGGTAACGTCGTCGAACTGTTGCCGGAAAACAGCGAATTTACCCCTATCGTTGTCGATCTGCGTCAGCAGAGTTTTACCATTGAGGGTCTGGCCGTTGGCGTGATCCGTAATGGAGAATGGCTGTAA
- a CDS encoding diacylglycerol kinase yields the protein MANNTTGLTRIIKAAGYSWKGFRAAWINEAAFRQEGIAAIVAVAIACWLDVDAITRVLLIGSVLLVMIVEILNSAIEAVVDRIGSEYHELSGRAKDMGSAAVLLAIIIALITWGTLLWSHYH from the coding sequence ATGGCCAATAATACCACCGGGTTAACCCGAATCATTAAGGCGGCAGGTTACTCCTGGAAAGGATTTCGCGCAGCGTGGATCAACGAGGCCGCGTTTCGTCAGGAAGGTATCGCCGCCATCGTGGCCGTCGCGATAGCCTGCTGGCTGGACGTCGACGCCATTACCCGCGTATTGCTGATTGGGTCGGTCCTGCTAGTGATGATAGTCGAAATTCTCAACAGCGCGATTGAGGCGGTCGTGGACCGTATAGGCTCGGAATATCATGAGCTTTCAGGGCGCGCCAAAGACATGGGATCGGCGGCGGTCCTGCTGGCGATTATCATCGCACTGATCACCTGGGGAACGCTGCTGTGGAGCCATTATCATTAA
- the plsB gene encoding glycerol-3-phosphate 1-O-acyltransferase PlsB yields the protein MSGWQRIYYKLLNLPLRVLVKSKSIPAEPAQELGLDTSRPVMYVLPYNSKADLLTLRAQCLAHDLPDPLEPLEIDGALLPRYVFIHGGPRVFTYYTPKEESIKLFHDYLDLHRNHPDLDVQMVPVSVMFGRSPGREKGEVNPPLRMLNGIQKFFAVSWLGRDSFVRFSPSVSLRRMADEHGTDKIIAQKLARVARMHFARQRLAAVGPRLPARQDLFNKLLASKAIARAVEDEARSKKISHEKAQQNAIALMEEIAANFSYEMIRLTDRILGFTWNRLYQGINVHNAERVRQLAHDGHEIVYVPCHRSHMDYLLLSYVLYHQGLVPPHIAAGINLNFWPAGPIFRRLGAFFIRRTFKGNKLYSTVFREYLGELFSRGYSVEYFVEGGRSRTGRLLDPKTGTLSMTIQAMLRGGTRPITLVPIYIGYEHVMEVGTYAKELRGATKEKESLPQMVRGLSKLRNLGQGYVNFGEPLPLMTYLNHHVPEWREAIDPIEAIRPSWLTPTVNNIAADLMVRINNAGAANAMNLCCTALLASRQRSLTREQLTQQLECYLALLRNVPYSPDATTPSASASELIDHALQMNKFEVEKDTIGDIIILPREQAVLMTYYRNNIAHMLVIPSLLAALVTQHRQLSRTEVLRHVETLYPFLKAELFLRWEKAELAGVVDALIAEMLRQELIVVDGEVMSLNPSHSRSLQLLAAGARETLQRYAITFWLLSANPSINRSSLEKESRTVAQRLSVLHGINAPEFFDKAVFSTLVLTLRDEGYISDTGDAEPEETLKVYRMLADLITSDVRLTIESVTQDDA from the coding sequence ATGTCCGGCTGGCAACGAATTTACTATAAATTACTGAATTTACCATTACGGGTGCTGGTAAAAAGCAAGTCTATTCCGGCAGAGCCTGCCCAGGAATTAGGACTCGATACCTCGCGTCCGGTCATGTACGTCCTGCCCTATAATTCCAAGGCGGACCTGCTGACGCTGCGCGCCCAATGCCTGGCGCATGATTTACCCGACCCGCTTGAACCGCTGGAGATCGACGGCGCGCTGCTGCCGCGTTACGTATTCATCCACGGTGGGCCGCGCGTGTTTACCTATTACACGCCAAAAGAAGAGTCCATCAAGCTGTTCCACGACTACCTCGATCTGCACCGCAACCATCCGGACCTCGATGTGCAAATGGTGCCGGTTTCGGTCATGTTCGGCCGCTCGCCGGGTCGTGAGAAAGGAGAAGTCAATCCGCCGCTGCGGATGCTGAACGGCATTCAGAAATTTTTCGCCGTCTCCTGGCTCGGCCGCGACAGTTTCGTGCGTTTCTCGCCTTCCGTGTCGCTGCGTCGCATGGCGGATGAGCACGGTACCGATAAGATCATCGCCCAGAAGCTGGCTCGCGTCGCCCGGATGCACTTTGCCCGCCAGCGCCTGGCCGCCGTCGGCCCGCGTCTGCCGGCCCGCCAGGATCTGTTTAATAAACTGCTGGCCTCGAAAGCGATTGCCCGCGCGGTGGAAGACGAAGCGCGCAGCAAGAAAATTTCGCATGAGAAGGCTCAGCAGAACGCTATCGCGCTGATGGAAGAGATTGCCGCGAACTTCTCGTACGAGATGATCCGCCTGACCGACCGCATTCTCGGCTTCACCTGGAACCGCCTGTACCAGGGGATCAACGTGCATAACGCCGAGCGCGTGCGCCAGCTGGCTCACGACGGCCATGAGATTGTCTATGTCCCCTGCCACCGCAGCCACATGGACTATCTGCTGCTCTCCTACGTCCTGTATCATCAGGGCCTGGTGCCACCGCATATCGCGGCGGGCATCAACCTTAACTTCTGGCCAGCCGGGCCGATCTTCCGCCGCCTGGGCGCGTTCTTCATCCGCCGCACCTTTAAGGGCAACAAGCTCTACTCCACGGTGTTCCGCGAATATCTTGGCGAGCTGTTCAGCCGCGGCTATTCCGTCGAGTATTTCGTCGAAGGCGGCCGCTCCCGTACCGGCCGTCTGCTCGATCCGAAGACCGGTACGCTGTCGATGACCATCCAGGCGATGCTGCGCGGCGGCACCCGGCCGATCACTCTGGTGCCTATCTACATCGGCTATGAACACGTGATGGAAGTAGGCACCTACGCTAAAGAGCTGCGCGGCGCCACCAAAGAGAAAGAGAGCCTGCCGCAGATGGTGCGTGGCTTGAGCAAGCTGCGCAACCTTGGCCAGGGCTATGTCAACTTCGGCGAACCACTGCCGCTGATGACCTACCTTAACCACCATGTGCCGGAGTGGCGGGAAGCCATCGACCCGATCGAAGCCATCCGCCCTTCCTGGCTGACGCCAACGGTGAACAACATCGCCGCTGACCTGATGGTGCGCATCAACAACGCCGGCGCGGCCAACGCCATGAACCTGTGCTGCACGGCGCTGCTGGCCTCGCGTCAGCGTTCACTGACCCGGGAGCAGCTCACCCAACAGCTGGAGTGCTACCTCGCGCTGCTGCGCAATGTGCCCTATTCGCCAGATGCGACGACACCTTCCGCTTCGGCCAGCGAGCTTATCGACCACGCGCTGCAAATGAACAAGTTCGAAGTGGAGAAGGACACCATCGGCGATATCATCATCCTGCCGCGCGAGCAGGCGGTGCTGATGACCTACTATCGCAACAACATTGCCCATATGCTGGTGATACCGTCGCTGTTAGCCGCCCTGGTGACTCAGCATCGTCAGCTCAGCCGCACCGAAGTGCTGCGCCATGTCGAAACGCTGTATCCGTTCCTCAAGGCCGAGCTGTTCCTGCGCTGGGAGAAAGCAGAGCTGGCCGGGGTGGTGGATGCGTTGATTGCCGAGATGCTGCGTCAGGAGCTGATCGTCGTCGATGGCGAGGTGATGAGCCTCAATCCGTCGCACTCTCGCTCCCTGCAACTGCTGGCCGCTGGCGCGCGCGAGACGCTGCAGCGCTATGCCATTACCTTCTGGCTGCTGAGCGCCAACCCGTCGATCAACCGCAGTTCGCTGGAAAAAGAGAGTCGTACCGTGGCCCAGCGCCTGTCGGTGCTGCATGGCATTAACGCGCCGGAGTTCTTCGACAAAGCGGTGTTCAGCACCCTGGTGCTGACCCTGCGCGATGAAGGCTACATTAGCGACACCGGCGATGCCGAGCCGGAAGAGACGCTGAAGGTTTATCGGATGCTGGCGGACTTGATTACGTCGGATGTGCGGCTGACGATTGAAAGCGTCACGCAGGATGACGCGTAA
- the ubiA gene encoding 4-hydroxybenzoate octaprenyltransferase: MEWSLSQNKLLAFHRLMRTDKPIGALLLLWPTLWALWVASPGVPPLWILAVFVAGVWLMRAAGCVVNDYADRKFDGHVKRTARRPLPSGDVTEKEARTLFIVLVLLSFLLVLTLNTMTILLSVAALALAWVYPFMKRYTHLPQVVLGAAFGWSIPMAFSAVSESLPLSCWLMFLANILWAVAYDTQYAMVDRDDDVKIGIKSTAILFGENDRLIIGILQVAVLALMGAVGWLNGLGWEYYWSLFVAAGLFGWQQKLIFNRERDNCFKAFMNNNYVGLVLFLGLAMSYL; encoded by the coding sequence ATGGAGTGGAGTCTGTCGCAGAATAAGCTGTTGGCGTTTCATCGCCTGATGCGCACTGACAAACCGATCGGCGCTTTGCTGCTGCTGTGGCCGACGCTGTGGGCGCTGTGGGTGGCCTCGCCGGGCGTCCCGCCGCTGTGGATCCTGGCGGTATTCGTCGCCGGCGTCTGGCTGATGCGCGCCGCCGGCTGCGTGGTGAATGACTATGCCGATCGAAAATTTGATGGTCACGTAAAGCGTACCGCCCGTCGTCCGCTACCGAGCGGCGACGTTACCGAGAAAGAGGCGCGAACGCTGTTTATCGTTCTGGTGTTGCTCTCCTTCCTGCTGGTGCTCACCCTCAACACCATGACCATTCTGCTGTCGGTCGCGGCGCTGGCCCTGGCGTGGGTCTACCCGTTTATGAAGCGCTACACTCATCTGCCGCAGGTGGTGCTGGGGGCCGCCTTTGGCTGGTCGATCCCGATGGCCTTCTCGGCCGTTAGCGAATCGCTGCCGCTGAGCTGTTGGCTGATGTTCCTCGCCAACATTCTGTGGGCGGTGGCCTACGATACCCAGTATGCGATGGTGGATCGCGATGACGACGTGAAGATCGGCATCAAGTCCACGGCGATCCTGTTCGGCGAAAACGATCGTCTGATTATCGGTATCCTGCAGGTGGCCGTGCTGGCGCTGATGGGCGCGGTGGGCTGGCTGAATGGGCTGGGCTGGGAATACTACTGGTCGTTGTTTGTCGCGGCAGGTCTGTTTGGCTGGCAGCAGAAGCTTATCTTCAATCGCGAGCGCGATAACTGCTTCAAAGCGTTTATGAACAATAACTACGTCGGGCTGGTACTATTCCTGGGCCTGGCGATGAGCTACCTGTAA
- the ubiC gene encoding chorismate lyase yields MSHPALTRLRALRYFAVMPSLAPPLSDWLLLEDSMTQRFEQQGKQVTVTLINEGYIEREALTDEAALLPDEPRYWLREIILNADGEPWLAGRTVVPESTLCGPELALQQLGQIPLGRYLFTSSTLTRDFIEIGRDAALWGRRSRLRLSGKPLLLTELFLPASPLY; encoded by the coding sequence ATGTCCCATCCTGCGCTTACGCGACTGCGTGCGCTGCGCTATTTTGCCGTTATGCCATCCCTGGCGCCGCCCCTGAGTGACTGGCTGCTGCTGGAGGACTCAATGACCCAGCGCTTTGAGCAACAAGGAAAGCAGGTCACCGTGACCCTGATTAACGAAGGGTATATTGAGCGTGAGGCGCTGACTGACGAAGCGGCGCTGCTACCTGACGAGCCGCGCTACTGGCTGCGGGAGATTATACTCAATGCCGATGGCGAACCCTGGCTGGCCGGGCGCACGGTGGTGCCGGAGTCGACACTGTGTGGTCCGGAGCTGGCGCTACAGCAGCTCGGGCAGATCCCGCTGGGCCGATACCTGTTCACGTCGTCGACATTAACCCGCGATTTTATTGAAATTGGTCGCGATGCAGCGCTGTGGGGGCGTCGTTCCCGCCTGCGGCTGAGCGGCAAACCCCTGCTGCTGACCGAGCTGTTTTTGCCTGCGTCGCCGTTGTACTAA
- the malM gene encoding maltose operon protein MalM has protein sequence MKMKKTLVALCLSAGMLACVPGMSLADVNFVPQNTSAAPSIPASALQQLIWTPADQSKTQSVDLTTGGQRLDVPGIVGPVAAWSVPANIGELTLTLDSELNKHKQIFAPNVLILDQNMTPAAFFPSNYFTYQQPGVMTADRLGGVMRLTPALGQQKLYVLVFTTEKDLQQTTTLLDPAKAYAKGAGNAAPDIPDPIAKHTTDGVLKLKVKTNSTSSVLVGPLFGSSGPGPVTVGNTAAPVAAPAAAAAAAPAAKSEPMLSDTETYFNNGIKQAVKQGDIDKALKLMNEAERLGSKSARSTFISSVKGKG, from the coding sequence ATGAAAATGAAGAAAACTCTCGTCGCTCTGTGTTTATCCGCAGGGATGTTGGCATGCGTGCCGGGGATGAGCCTTGCCGATGTTAACTTTGTACCGCAAAACACCAGCGCCGCTCCGTCTATTCCTGCCAGCGCGCTGCAGCAGCTGATCTGGACGCCTGCCGATCAATCAAAGACGCAGAGCGTTGATTTAACCACCGGCGGTCAACGCCTGGATGTCCCGGGGATCGTCGGACCGGTCGCCGCCTGGAGCGTACCGGCCAATATCGGTGAGCTGACCCTGACGCTCGACAGCGAACTTAACAAACATAAGCAGATTTTTGCGCCGAACGTGCTGATTCTGGATCAGAACATGACGCCAGCGGCGTTCTTCCCCAGCAACTACTTTACCTATCAGCAGCCGGGCGTCATGACCGCTGACCGCCTGGGCGGCGTGATGCGCCTGACCCCGGCGCTGGGCCAGCAAAAACTCTATGTGCTGGTGTTTACCACTGAAAAAGATCTCCAGCAGACCACGACCCTGCTGGATCCGGCGAAAGCCTATGCCAAAGGCGCCGGCAATGCGGCCCCGGATATCCCGGATCCGATCGCTAAACATACCACCGATGGCGTGCTGAAGCTGAAAGTGAAAACCAATAGCACCTCCAGCGTGCTGGTGGGCCCGCTGTTCGGCTCCTCCGGCCCGGGTCCGGTCACCGTAGGCAATACCGCCGCGCCGGTGGCCGCGCCAGCCGCCGCTGCTGCTGCTGCACCGGCAGCCAAAAGCGAACCGATGCTCAGCGATACCGAAACCTACTTCAACAACGGTATTAAGCAGGCGGTGAAACAAGGTGACATCGACAAAGCCCTGAAATTGATGAACGAAGCTGAGCGCCTCGGCTCGAAATCCGCTCGTTCCACCTTTATCAGCAGTGTAAAAGGCAAGGGGTAA
- a CDS encoding maltoporin — translation MMITLRKLPLAVAVAAGVMSAQALAVDFHGYARSGIGWTGSGGEQQCFKATGAQSKYRLGNECETYAELKLGQELWKEGDKSFYFDTNVAYSVNQEDDWESTSPAFREANIQGKNLIDWLPGSTLWAGKRFYQRHDVHMIDFYYWDISGPGAGLENVDLGFGKLSLAATRNSESGGSYTFSSDDTKKYAAKTANDVFDIRLAGLETNPGGVLELGVDYGRANPQDDYRLEDGASKDGWMWTGEHTQSIWGGFNKFVVQYATDAMTSWNSGHSQGTSIDNNGSMIRVLDHGAMDFNDDWGLMYVAMYQDVDLDSKNGSTWYTVGVRPMYKWTPIMSTQLEIGYDNVKSQRTSENNNQYKITLAQQWQAGNSVWSRPAIRIFATYAKWDENWGYSNASGLQTKDSSGSGMYTSSRGDDSEVTFGAQMEVWW, via the coding sequence ATGATGATTACTCTGCGCAAACTTCCTCTGGCGGTCGCCGTCGCAGCAGGCGTAATGTCTGCTCAGGCGCTGGCTGTCGATTTCCATGGCTACGCGCGTTCCGGCATTGGCTGGACCGGCAGCGGCGGCGAGCAACAGTGCTTCAAAGCGACCGGTGCTCAAAGTAAATACCGTCTTGGTAACGAATGTGAAACCTATGCGGAACTGAAGCTGGGCCAGGAACTGTGGAAAGAAGGGGATAAGAGTTTTTATTTCGATACTAACGTTGCCTATTCCGTGAATCAGGAAGATGACTGGGAAAGCACCTCTCCGGCGTTCCGTGAAGCCAACATCCAGGGTAAAAACCTGATCGACTGGCTGCCGGGCTCCACGCTGTGGGCGGGTAAACGCTTCTATCAGCGTCATGACGTTCACATGATCGACTTCTACTACTGGGATATCTCCGGCCCGGGTGCAGGTCTGGAAAACGTTGACCTTGGCTTCGGTAAGCTCTCTCTGGCCGCTACCCGTAACTCAGAAAGCGGCGGTTCTTATACCTTCTCCAGCGATGACACCAAAAAATATGCAGCGAAAACGGCCAACGACGTCTTTGACATCCGTCTGGCGGGCCTGGAAACCAACCCGGGCGGCGTGCTGGAGTTAGGCGTCGATTACGGCCGTGCGAACCCGCAGGATGACTACCGCCTGGAAGACGGCGCGTCGAAAGACGGCTGGATGTGGACCGGTGAACATACTCAGTCCATCTGGGGCGGCTTCAACAAGTTTGTCGTTCAGTACGCGACCGACGCAATGACCTCCTGGAACAGCGGCCACTCTCAAGGGACCAGCATCGATAACAACGGCAGCATGATCCGCGTTCTGGATCACGGTGCGATGGACTTCAACGATGACTGGGGCCTGATGTACGTGGCGATGTACCAGGACGTGGACCTGGACAGCAAAAACGGTTCGACCTGGTACACCGTGGGTGTCCGTCCGATGTACAAATGGACGCCGATCATGAGCACCCAGCTGGAAATCGGTTACGACAACGTGAAATCCCAGCGTACCAGCGAAAACAACAACCAGTACAAAATTACTCTGGCTCAACAGTGGCAGGCAGGCAACAGCGTCTGGTCTCGTCCGGCTATCCGTATTTTCGCAACCTACGCGAAGTGGGATGAAAACTGGGGTTACAGCAACGCCTCCGGTCTGCAGACCAAAGACAGCAGCGGAAGCGGCATGTACACCTCCAGCCGCGGTGACGACAGCGAAGTTACCTTCGGTGCCCAGATGGAAGTGTGGTGGTAA